ACCATAAGTAGCAGCGATCGCTGCTGCATTATAGGCATCTAGTTTGATCTTCAAAATAAAAAAAGAATAAATCGGCACAATAGCAGCCAAAAGAATTGCTGCCAATAAAGTTAAGGCAATCTCATTATTAATGCCGCTTTCGTGAATCTCATGCCCACCTTTGAACCCAATGGCAAACAGTAGGTAAAGCGAAAACAGTTTAGGTAAAGGATGAGGTATGTCTAAATCAGATTTAAGAAAAACCGCCATCATGCCAATAAAGAAGAATAGAACAGGCGGGTTTAATATATTTGAGAGAATTAAACTAGAGTCCATAATTTAATTTAGTTGCGATCTAATTTAATCTTCTATAAAGTAGGTTTTAAAAATCAATATGGATTCAAAAAGATACATTTGACATTTAATATTTAGATTATTGTATTGCATTCACTAAAGTTATATCCTAATAAATCTTTAATAAACTACCTTTTTATTAATGGATTATTAAAACAAAAATGATTATCTTATCAAATGTTAGAAAATTAAGCCTAAGCCATAATTAGAGCTTATTTTACAGCTGATTATATAATTAGCACTACTTGAGCAAATGATTAGTAGCTAATTTTACGGCTAAAAAACTTTACAATTCTCAACTCGATTAATTAGTTTTTTATAAGTATTGGCAATTTATTAAATAACTGGTTTATTTATAACCGAAGACCCTGAAGGGCCAGGGCCCCTGCTTTCTAAGTATGGGGTAAGCCACGGCGTGGAACATGGTCGTCCAAGCCGACCGTTTCGGCCTCCCGAACGAAGTTTAACGGCTACGCTTTTGATTTTTGAATGTATTCCTTTATCTTAGCTAGAGGTGCGCCTCCGAGAGTCGATACAAAATAGCTGTTTGTCCATAAGGTAGGAAGACGTTTTTTTAACTGTGGAAACTCTTGTCTCAGATACCTAGAGCTTGCACCTTTAAATCTTTTAACAGCTTTGTGAACTCCAAACTGGGGATCTAGAGATATTAAAAGATGTACATGATTTATGTCTTTTACTTCCATTTCTAATATGTCTACTTGAATTTCAGTAGCTATATTTTGCAGAATTTCTTTTAATCTTGTTTCTATCTGTTTGGTCAACCTGCACTCAACAGCATAAAAAAAGCGCTGTCTTAAACCTAGACAGCGCTTTTTTTATTTTAAATTAAAGTGGACTAAGGAAAAGATTTACATTGAAGCACAATTTACATCTCTCTTCTTTTCCTTATTTGATTTTTGATAGCTTCAAAATACTTGTATTTTCTTCAGCCTTACTCACCATTCTGTATTAACAGCTAAGTCGTAGACCGTAACTAATACTAGTACTAGAGAAAGAGACAATATTTCCATATAAAGCTGAACTCTTCTCTGCGGGCAACTGTAATTTAATTTACAGTTTAGTTACTAATGCTATTTTAGGCTATAAGGTTACATCAGGTCAAATAAATTGGCAACTGGAGCTTTTTGTCAAGTAAATAAAGCTGTAGATAAACTGAGCGAAATATTGGCTGAAAGCCTGAATTAAAGCCAAGCGGAAATAAATTTAAAGGCTAGTTTTTTCCTCGATCGCCGATGCCGAATCGATCTCCGCTTCAGGGATATCAAATAATACACTAGTCATATAGTTTTCTGCCCATTCTTCGCCAAAAGCCTTTTCTAAGACACGACGAGTTTTATCATTTTGTTGTTGCTTAGTGCAGTAATATCTTTGCCCGGCCAAATATAATTTTTGCTGTTGGTGCGAGACAGGATTTGATTTTACTGCTTGCTGACAATGAATCCGCAAATAATTAGAGGCTAAATCTAAAAAATCTTGTTCTTCTGCTGCATCGCGAGGGCGTACAAATAGACAAAAATCAGAAAAAATATCCGCCCAAGCGGGTAAGTCTCTAACTTCGGCAAAGCTCACCTCTGGTAAACCTGAAAGCGACTTGATATAGTCAGAAGATAAAGTTTTTTCAGGACTACTGGGAGACAAATCAGCGATCGCCGCACTAATTCCGCCTCTACCTGCCACAATATCACAGCCAAAAATTGGTAAGGGGTATTCTGCATGAGGAAACATCACACAGTGGAGAATATCTAGATTGTTACCAACCTTGGCTAACTCCAGGTGCATTTTACGAAACTGAGGAGTTTGATAACAGCGATTTTCAATTCGCAATCTTTCCCCTTCCAGTTTGCCTTCAACATAACCTAATCCTTCAGGCAAAGTATAAGCTGAGAGTTCTAAATATTTTTGCCAATAGTTGAGGATTCTTTCTGCAAGTCGATGGATCAAAGGATGTTGTTCTTGGCGCAGGGAAGGTTGGGAAGTTTCTAACATTACAGTTATTAAAACGCTTGATCTAGGCAATTAAATAATAGTAGCCACAGATGCCGATAAATTTAACGATATACTGAGACAGACTTTATAGATATATATAGCTATTAATCGTAATAGATTTTAGAACAGGAGATTTAATTATGTTCGGTTTAGGCATCCCTGAAGTCGCTGTGATTGGCTTAGTTGCAGTACTTATTTTTGGTCCCAAAAAAATTCCTGAAATCGGCAGCGCCCTCGGCAAAACTATCAGGGGTTTTAAAGAAGAAATGGATAATCCTCGCTTAGATGAAGAAGAACAAGAGCGAGAATAAACTTGATTAATAATTAATTAGTTGATTAAACCAAGCTTCAAAGCGATCGCCTAAAGCCACTAAAGAATACTCTGCTTCTGCTTGTTGACGACAAGCTATGCGGTCTAGGCGATCGATGTTGTTGATTGCTGCTACTAGTCCTGAAATGCTGTCTGGTTCGACTAAAAAACCTGTTTCACCATCGCGGACAATTTCGGCAGGGCCACCACGACGGTAGGCAATAATCGGCACACCACAGGCTAAAGCC
This sequence is a window from Coleofasciculaceae cyanobacterium. Protein-coding genes within it:
- the tatA gene encoding twin-arginine translocase TatA/TatE family subunit gives rise to the protein MFGLGIPEVAVIGLVAVLIFGPKKIPEIGSALGKTIRGFKEEMDNPRLDEEEQERE
- a CDS encoding phycocyanobilin:ferredoxin oxidoreductase, translating into MLETSQPSLRQEQHPLIHRLAERILNYWQKYLELSAYTLPEGLGYVEGKLEGERLRIENRCYQTPQFRKMHLELAKVGNNLDILHCVMFPHAEYPLPIFGCDIVAGRGGISAAIADLSPSSPEKTLSSDYIKSLSGLPEVSFAEVRDLPAWADIFSDFCLFVRPRDAAEEQDFLDLASNYLRIHCQQAVKSNPVSHQQQKLYLAGQRYYCTKQQQNDKTRRVLEKAFGEEWAENYMTSVLFDIPEAEIDSASAIEEKTSL